The following proteins are co-located in the Candidatus Methanogranum gryphiswaldense genome:
- a CDS encoding AbrB/MazE/SpoVT family DNA-binding domain-containing protein — protein MLGVEIRKIQITGGSSYMVTLPKEWAESVNLKKNDPVRLEVQPDGSLLISTKEPTEKASSIKNILAHEDSILLYRQLIGAYISGHKEIRVYSESRLSGAVTETVSRFTQTSIGLEIVEEDDDHILMRDLMNHSEMRPQKSIERMRVLVNNMLNDVYSSAGNASVLMNMDQRDTEVDRIHWLISRQVSIYLKDPWLCKKMDVRPYDVSRCLTASRMMERIGDHIVIISKNLIRLESDGKGTDVDKGIKEIGTDMTKLFTASMNSWLKKDMMLAENCIEVSNKTVDKIKKTFKKIEIDTDTASPTNTIAASTRRIAEYCADIAEQTINAAME, from the coding sequence ATGTTAGGCGTGGAAATAAGAAAAATACAGATCACTGGTGGCTCCTCATACATGGTCACTCTCCCTAAGGAGTGGGCGGAATCGGTCAACCTCAAAAAGAATGATCCTGTAAGATTAGAGGTTCAACCCGATGGAAGTCTTCTAATAAGTACAAAGGAACCGACGGAAAAAGCTAGCAGTATCAAAAATATCTTGGCACATGAAGACTCGATATTACTTTACAGACAATTGATTGGAGCATATATCTCGGGACACAAAGAGATCAGAGTCTATTCAGAATCCAGATTATCTGGCGCAGTGACAGAAACAGTCTCGAGATTCACACAGACATCCATTGGATTGGAAATTGTCGAAGAAGACGATGACCACATATTGATGCGGGACCTAATGAACCACAGCGAAATGAGACCTCAAAAAAGCATAGAGAGGATGAGAGTTCTCGTGAACAATATGCTCAACGATGTGTATTCATCCGCTGGAAACGCTTCTGTCCTAATGAACATGGATCAGAGAGACACAGAGGTAGATAGGATCCACTGGTTGATATCCAGACAAGTAAGTATCTATCTTAAGGATCCATGGCTTTGTAAAAAGATGGATGTCCGCCCATATGATGTATCCAGATGTCTTACTGCCAGCAGGATGATGGAAAGGATAGGGGACCACATCGTGATAATCTCCAAGAACCTCATAAGGCTAGAAAGCGATGGAAAAGGTACAGATGTCGACAAAGGCATCAAAGAGATCGGAACCGACATGACAAAATTATTCACTGCTTCTATGAACAGCTGGCTAAAAAAAGACATGATGCTTGCGGAAAATTGCATCGAAGTCTCCAACAAGACCGTCGACAAGATCAAAAAGACATTCAAAAAAATAGAGATAGATACTGATACCGCGTCCCCAACAAACACCATCGCCGCAAGTACCAGGAGAATCGCCGAATACTGCGCCGATATTGCAGAACAAACCATAAACGCCGCAATGGAATGA
- a CDS encoding DHA2 family efflux MFS transporter permease subunit, with protein sequence MIGLSLGMLIACLDGTIVGTCAPVIAADLDGMELYAWMITAYMLCETIMIPISGKMSDHYGRKPLFFLGLGLFIGGSVLAGMSTSMDQLIIFRAIQGLGGGTLIPVAMAAVGDFYSPEQRGKIQGSLGAIFGIGSAIGPLLGGYIAEYMDWRWVFYVNVPLAIIVLALTLKKFPSANVDALHKVDYIGMAILSAFLIVLLLFLEWGGDEVQWVSIEAFAMIAAAILLLVAFVIVERKADDPVLAPHIFKDRTLVACAIFMMIFGIGMMGAMTYASMFMIYVYGLTTLEAGEVIVALVIGMMITSLASGGLLNRTGYRPWLIAGPIITFASLWMMSGLKYGGDVMGMVWCLFFLGLGLGCMMSVVMVVTQNSARPDEMGMTTSSVNLMRSIGATSGTAIFSMLIAQRISSELAVNVSPEIYNNYPHDIGILNYLPQIFVKYGQAAYDGVLTSFANSVDFAFFVGGIIMIILLFVGFFIKAKNKEEIEEVVSDETTSEE encoded by the coding sequence ATGATTGGGTTATCGCTTGGGATGCTGATCGCCTGTCTGGATGGGACCATTGTCGGGACCTGCGCCCCAGTCATTGCCGCAGATCTTGACGGTATGGAACTTTATGCATGGATGATCACAGCGTACATGCTATGCGAGACCATAATGATTCCAATCAGTGGAAAGATGTCTGACCATTATGGAAGAAAACCGTTGTTCTTCCTCGGACTTGGATTGTTCATTGGAGGGTCGGTTCTTGCAGGAATGTCCACTTCAATGGACCAACTGATCATATTCCGCGCTATACAGGGACTCGGAGGAGGTACTTTGATCCCAGTTGCAATGGCAGCTGTCGGTGACTTTTACTCTCCGGAGCAAAGAGGTAAGATACAGGGTTCGTTGGGTGCGATATTCGGTATCGGAAGTGCCATAGGACCCCTTCTAGGTGGTTACATCGCAGAATATATGGACTGGCGTTGGGTATTCTATGTGAATGTTCCACTAGCCATTATCGTTCTGGCTTTGACATTAAAGAAATTCCCCAGTGCGAATGTTGATGCCCTTCATAAGGTAGACTATATCGGGATGGCAATCCTTTCAGCTTTCTTGATCGTTCTGTTGCTATTCTTGGAATGGGGAGGAGATGAGGTACAGTGGGTCAGTATCGAAGCATTTGCAATGATTGCAGCTGCGATACTACTCTTAGTTGCGTTTGTAATCGTTGAAAGAAAAGCTGATGACCCAGTTCTCGCTCCACACATATTCAAGGACCGTACTCTGGTGGCATGCGCGATATTCATGATGATATTCGGTATCGGCATGATGGGGGCAATGACGTACGCATCGATGTTCATGATCTATGTTTACGGACTAACTACACTGGAAGCCGGAGAAGTGATTGTGGCACTTGTTATAGGTATGATGATAACATCTCTTGCGAGTGGAGGCTTGTTGAATCGTACGGGTTATAGACCATGGCTTATTGCAGGTCCAATAATCACCTTTGCATCTTTGTGGATGATGTCGGGACTCAAATATGGAGGAGATGTAATGGGCATGGTCTGGTGTCTCTTCTTCCTTGGATTGGGACTTGGATGCATGATGTCTGTTGTAATGGTGGTGACTCAGAACAGTGCCAGACCTGATGAGATGGGAATGACTACATCTTCTGTGAACCTTATGCGTTCCATAGGTGCCACATCTGGAACAGCGATATTCTCCATGCTTATCGCGCAGAGGATATCTTCAGAATTGGCAGTAAATGTTTCTCCGGAGATCTACAATAATTATCCTCACGATATTGGGATATTGAACTATCTTCCACAGATATTCGTTAAATATGGTCAAGCTGCATACGATGGTGTTCTAACATCATTTGCCAATAGTGTCGATTTTGCCTTCTTTGTAGGTGGAATAATAATGATAATTCTTCTATTCGTGGGATTCTTCATCAAAGCAAAAAATAAGGAAGAGATTGAAGAAGTAGTATCGGATGAAACAACAAGCGAGGAGTGA
- the pstA gene encoding phosphate ABC transporter permease PstA, with translation MTNTQDGFAKKKKIDTDGISKYVLMAVASLTVLILFFIILFIVYNSTTAISDIGFWDFITGTKWKPSSGQYGAATIIVGTLLVTAGAIAFAVPVGLGAAIYLSEVSPERHRRFLKPTVELFAGIPSVVYGFFGLLVLVPFMSELFHGEMPTGFSWLTGSLLLGIMALPTIISVSEDALKAVPRSYREASLAMGATRWETTRRIVVPAAISGISAAVILGIGRAIGETMAVMMVTGNAAIFPEPLYNIFSFVRTITATLALEMPEVVVGSTHYSALFLLALILMIIILIVNFTAKYIVKKVKKKFEGDVKETRISDFLKKDNIKTLIDSMKLGLIFLIILMAASLFVNITISAVIALAITIGSKVFTRFYSKVSRKTKQRVAHTGLLCIVLFVVAMLIVIVGDITINALPALSWDFITQYPKDSGRSGGIFPAIVGTLELVAGTAIIALPIGIFSGTYLAEYAKDSKTTNMIRHAIDVLNGTPSIVFGLFGMAALVIYTGWGYSLIAGCITLSLMILPVIIRTTEEAIKSVPGELREASFAMGATKWQTTTKIVLPAALGGVITGSILGLGRAAGETAPIMFTAVVLMQSQLSTSIFDPVMALPYYLYYLATEGTADSSVQYAAAFVLLVMVLSMFVIASIIRERSAKKNKW, from the coding sequence ATGACAAACACTCAGGACGGATTCGCAAAAAAGAAGAAGATCGACACGGATGGAATATCCAAATATGTCCTCATGGCGGTCGCCTCTCTGACCGTCCTGATCCTTTTCTTCATTATATTATTCATTGTATACAATTCAACAACTGCGATATCTGACATAGGGTTCTGGGATTTCATAACTGGAACGAAATGGAAACCCTCATCTGGACAATACGGTGCCGCGACTATAATCGTAGGTACTCTGTTGGTCACCGCGGGTGCCATCGCATTTGCAGTACCTGTGGGATTGGGCGCCGCGATATATCTATCAGAAGTTTCGCCTGAACGTCACAGAAGATTCTTAAAACCCACCGTAGAACTGTTCGCAGGGATACCCTCCGTCGTCTACGGTTTCTTTGGATTACTTGTCCTGGTCCCGTTCATGTCTGAACTGTTCCATGGCGAAATGCCGACAGGATTCTCCTGGCTTACAGGTTCCCTCTTGCTAGGGATCATGGCATTGCCCACGATAATCTCTGTTTCAGAGGATGCATTGAAAGCAGTACCTCGCTCTTATAGAGAAGCCTCATTGGCCATGGGTGCCACAAGATGGGAGACCACCAGAAGGATAGTGGTACCAGCGGCCATATCTGGTATATCTGCAGCTGTGATCCTTGGGATAGGAAGAGCCATTGGTGAGACAATGGCCGTCATGATGGTCACAGGAAATGCAGCCATATTTCCAGAACCGCTCTACAATATATTCTCGTTCGTGAGAACGATAACAGCAACATTAGCCTTGGAAATGCCAGAAGTTGTGGTCGGAAGCACTCACTATTCGGCATTATTCTTGCTTGCCCTGATACTGATGATAATAATATTGATTGTGAACTTCACAGCAAAATACATAGTAAAGAAGGTCAAGAAAAAGTTTGAAGGAGATGTGAAGGAAACCCGCATATCTGACTTCCTCAAGAAGGACAATATAAAAACACTGATAGATTCCATGAAACTAGGATTGATCTTCCTAATAATCCTAATGGCAGCATCATTGTTCGTGAACATTACGATTTCAGCTGTCATCGCTTTGGCGATCACCATCGGATCCAAAGTGTTCACGCGGTTCTACAGTAAAGTATCCAGAAAAACAAAGCAGAGGGTCGCTCACACAGGACTTCTCTGCATTGTCCTATTTGTGGTAGCGATGCTGATCGTGATAGTCGGCGATATCACGATTAACGCACTGCCCGCCCTATCCTGGGATTTCATAACCCAATACCCCAAGGATTCTGGTAGATCAGGCGGTATCTTCCCTGCAATAGTTGGAACATTGGAGTTGGTCGCAGGGACTGCCATAATAGCATTGCCTATAGGAATATTCTCAGGAACATACCTTGCAGAATATGCAAAGGACAGCAAGACCACGAATATGATCAGACATGCCATAGACGTGCTTAACGGAACGCCCTCGATCGTCTTCGGACTATTTGGAATGGCAGCCCTGGTGATATACACCGGTTGGGGCTATTCGTTGATCGCTGGGTGTATTACATTATCTCTCATGATATTACCTGTGATAATAAGGACCACCGAAGAAGCGATCAAGAGCGTACCTGGTGAATTGAGAGAGGCCTCCTTCGCCATGGGGGCCACCAAATGGCAGACAACGACCAAGATCGTATTGCCGGCAGCATTGGGCGGCGTTATAACCGGTTCCATATTGGGACTTGGACGTGCGGCGGGAGAGACCGCGCCTATCATGTTCACAGCAGTGGTACTTATGCAGTCCCAATTATCGACATCGATATTCGACCCTGTGATGGCCTTACCGTATTACCTATACTATCTGGCCACAGAAGGTACTGCTGACTCGTCCGTACAATACGCTGCAGCCTTCGTACTGCTGGTAATGGTGCTATCCATGTTCGTGATAGCTTCGATAATAAGAGAACGCAGCGCAAAGAAAAACAAATGGTGA
- the pstB gene encoding phosphate ABC transporter ATP-binding protein PstB yields MSEIILDIQNVNLWYGDKQALFDVSMPVEKNKITALIGPSGCGKSTLLRSINRMNDLITGCRLEGKMDFRGEDIYDPSNDVNSVRKKIGMIFQRPNPFPMSIRDNITYGPKIHGIEDKKELNEIVEKTLHHAALWDEVGDRLDKPALSLSGGQQQRLCIARALSINPDVLLMDEPTSALDPIATSKIEDLACELQKEYTVVIVTHNMQQASRISDKTGFMFMGKMIEFGDTEGIFNKPKEETTERYITGRFG; encoded by the coding sequence ATGAGTGAAATAATACTAGACATCCAGAATGTCAACCTTTGGTACGGTGATAAACAGGCACTCTTCGATGTGAGCATGCCTGTTGAGAAGAACAAGATCACCGCTCTCATAGGTCCTTCTGGATGTGGAAAATCGACGCTCCTCAGGAGCATCAATAGGATGAACGACCTGATAACAGGCTGCAGGTTAGAAGGGAAAATGGACTTCCGTGGGGAGGACATATATGATCCTTCCAACGATGTGAATTCAGTAAGAAAGAAGATAGGTATGATCTTCCAGAGACCGAATCCCTTCCCAATGTCCATAAGAGATAACATAACCTACGGACCGAAGATCCACGGCATAGAAGACAAGAAAGAATTGAACGAGATAGTGGAGAAAACACTCCACCATGCAGCACTCTGGGATGAAGTAGGGGACAGACTGGACAAGCCTGCACTATCCTTATCCGGAGGACAACAGCAGAGATTATGCATCGCAAGAGCTCTTTCCATAAATCCAGATGTTCTCCTCATGGATGAACCAACATCTGCACTTGATCCGATAGCGACATCCAAGATAGAGGACCTTGCATGCGAACTCCAAAAGGAATACACGGTGGTCATCGTCACCCATAACATGCAACAGGCTTCGCGTATAAGCGACAAAACAGGCTTCATGTTCATGGGAAAAATGATCGAATTCGGAGATACCGAGGGGATATTCAACAAACCTAAGGAAGAGACCACTGAGAGATACATCACAGGAAGATTTGGGTGA
- a CDS encoding phosphate ABC transporter substrate-binding protein, giving the protein MNKNMKLLTVLIVAVVVIAGVALVLSKNNGGNSEKTTIVIQGSTTVAPIMLAIESIYEEDNNVDLQITANGSGAGAAAAINGTADLAMLSRNLKDSETSAGLEQTIIGMDGIAIIFNSSVTGVTNLTVEQAAQIFSGEITNWNQVGGNNLDINVISREEGSGTRDGFEAALLAADSSYELVDDAIICSSTNAMMNVVENTGGAIGYISIGYIDTTNTDIIVSDLDGVEATEDNVLNGTYGIQRNLVVATMGEPEGAVADLIDWLLSDEGQAYVASEGFIPIIST; this is encoded by the coding sequence TTGAACAAGAACATGAAATTACTGACAGTCCTCATTGTTGCTGTCGTCGTGATTGCAGGGGTCGCTTTAGTCCTCAGCAAAAACAACGGTGGCAACAGCGAGAAGACCACGATCGTTATTCAGGGATCCACAACGGTTGCCCCTATAATGCTCGCGATCGAAAGCATTTACGAAGAAGATAACAACGTAGACCTTCAGATCACCGCAAATGGATCTGGTGCAGGAGCAGCCGCTGCCATAAATGGAACAGCAGACCTTGCCATGCTCTCCCGTAACCTAAAAGATTCCGAGACATCTGCAGGTCTTGAACAAACCATCATTGGAATGGATGGTATAGCAATAATTTTCAATAGCTCAGTTACAGGTGTTACCAACCTAACAGTTGAACAGGCCGCTCAGATATTCAGCGGAGAGATCACCAACTGGAACCAGGTCGGAGGAAACAACCTTGACATCAACGTCATATCAAGAGAAGAGGGATCTGGAACCCGTGACGGATTCGAAGCTGCATTACTTGCTGCCGACTCCTCCTATGAATTGGTTGATGACGCCATCATCTGTTCCAGCACAAACGCCATGATGAATGTGGTTGAGAACACCGGTGGCGCGATCGGATACATCAGTATCGGATACATAGACACCACAAACACAGACATCATCGTGTCTGACTTGGACGGCGTAGAAGCCACTGAAGATAATGTTCTCAATGGTACCTACGGAATACAGAGAAACCTTGTAGTCGCAACAATGGGAGAACCTGAGGGAGCAGTAGCTGACCTCATCGATTGGCTCCTCAGCGACGAGGGTCAAGCATACGTTGCAAGTGAAGGATTCATTCCGATCATATCGACGTGA
- the phoU gene encoding phosphate signaling complex protein PhoU, translating into MKKFEDDLNKLIETTNEMGDLSLSLLERAITSFRNKDTELADNVIKDFERETFLNEIIEEDSIRILTLYQPTAIDIRTVSTIMKSITYLERIGKNGKNIAKVVKSLKNLEDTDIVPEIEEMSDIALEMTNIAIAGLKKDSTENFEKLRCLDDKMDNLRDSALMNSLSKIHQCPDKIDVCMYYMSMSRYLERIGDHTCKIAEKVTYMVTGKHVEIDS; encoded by the coding sequence ATGAAGAAATTCGAAGACGATCTTAATAAGCTTATAGAAACCACAAATGAGATGGGTGACCTTTCATTGTCATTATTGGAAAGGGCCATAACCTCATTCAGGAACAAGGATACGGAATTAGCGGATAATGTCATCAAAGATTTCGAACGCGAAACCTTCTTGAACGAGATCATTGAAGAGGATTCAATAAGGATCCTCACACTCTATCAACCGACAGCGATTGACATAAGGACCGTATCGACGATCATGAAATCCATAACCTACCTGGAGAGGATAGGCAAGAACGGCAAGAACATAGCAAAAGTAGTAAAATCGCTTAAAAATCTGGAAGACACAGATATTGTACCTGAGATAGAAGAAATGAGTGACATTGCTCTCGAAATGACGAATATCGCTATAGCGGGTCTTAAAAAAGATTCAACTGAAAATTTTGAAAAACTTAGATGTCTAGATGACAAGATGGATAATCTGAGAGACTCAGCACTCATGAATAGCCTATCCAAAATTCACCAATGTCCAGATAAGATCGATGTGTGCATGTATTACATGTCCATGTCCAGATATCTAGAGAGAATCGGAGACCACACCTGCAAGATAGCAGAGAAAGTAACCTATATGGTCACCGGAAAACATGTGGAGATAGACTCGTAA